Genomic DNA from Vreelandella subglaciescola:
CCGGCGGCTCGGTGGCCAACATCAACGGTATCAAGTCCGGCGAGCTGGACATGGGCGTGGTGCAGTCCGACGTGCAGTACCAGGCCTACAACGGCACGGGTAATTTTGAAGACGACGCCTACGACGACCTGCGCGCGGTGTTCCGCATCCACGGCGAGCCGCTGACGCTGCTGGCGCGCGCGGATGCCGACATCGAAACGCTGGATGATCTGGAAGGCAAGCGCGTCAACATCGGTAACCCGGGCTCTGGCCAGCGCAACACCATGGAAGTGGTCATGGATGCCAAGGGCTGGGACAAGGACACTTTCTCGCTGGCTTCTCAGCTCGACGCCGCGGAAATGGCCTCGGCGCTGGCGGATAACAACATTGACGCCATGACCTACGTGGTCGGCCACCCCAATGGCGCGATTCAGGAAGCCACCACGACCGTTGATGCGAATCTGATCCCGCTCAACGACGAAGATATTCAGGGCATCGTCGCTGAATATCCCTACTACTCCAAGTCGGTTATCCCGGGCGGGCTGTACAAGAACAACCCTGATGACGTGGAAACCTTTGGCGTCGCCGCGACCTTCGTGACCACGGCAGATACCGACGATGAAGTCGTTTATCAGACCGTCAAAGCGGTATTTGACAACTTTGATCGCTTCAAGCGCCTGCACCCGGCGTTTGAAAACCTCGATCCCGAGGACATGGTCACCAGCGGTCTTTCCGCACCGCTGCACGACGGTGCTGCCCGCTACTACCGCGAGCAGGGCTGGATCGAGTAAGCCAGAAAGCGGAGCATATCATCGCTTTTTGTACGTGATGCGCGCGGCTCCTGAGGGGGCCGCGCGCTGCGTTCAGGCAGTGTATGGCAGACCCGAGTATCAGAGGCGGGTAGCGAAATTGTGCCATGCGCGTGCGAGCCGACTATGCTGATCGATGAAGGAAGGCTGATAAAGCAATGATTGCAGATGCGGCCAAGGGCGACGAAAATCGCCTTCCACGCGCTCAGGGGTGCCGCTTGCGTCCTTCTGGTATTGCGCTTTGTTATCCATTTTTGTGCAGGGCTTGCTTATGACAGAGCACAGCAAAAAAGCGCCGGAATCGAATGCCCCACCCGGCGGGGCCGACGCGCCTCACGCCGAGCTCGACGATATGGTCGCGTCGACCGATTCGGGGGCGCGCAAACCCAAGGGCATGCCAGGAAAACTGCTGGTCAGTATTGCTGCCGTCTGGTCGCTGTTTCAGCTGTGGATCGCCTCTCCCTTGCCGTTTATCTTTGGCGTTGGCGTGTTCAATGCCACCGAGGCTCGCTCGATCCACCTGGCGTTTGCTCTGTTTCTGGCCTACATGGCCTATCCGGCGCTGAAGCGCTCGCCGCGTGATCATATCCCCGTGCAGGACTGGATCCTGGCCGGGCTGGCGGCCTTCTGCGGCGCCTATATGTTTTTGTTCTACGAATCTCTTGCCCAACGCCCCGGCGCGCCGCTGTTACAAGACGTGGTGGTAGGGGTGATGGGTATTTTGTTGCTGCTGGAAGCCACACGCCGCGCGCTGGGGCCACCGTTGATGATTGTGGCCACGGTGTTTCTGGTGTATTCGCTCGCCGGCCCGTGGATGCCGGGTATTCTCGCCCACGGCGGCGTCAGCCCGTTTGGCCTGATTAATCACCAGTGGCTGACGACCCAGGGCGTATTTGGTATCGCGCTGGGCGTCTCGACCAGCTTTGTCTTCCTGTTTGTACTGTTTGGCGCACTGTTGGATAAGGCCGGCGCGGGCAACTATTTCATCAAGGTCGCTTTTTC
This window encodes:
- a CDS encoding TAXI family TRAP transporter solute-binding subunit; its protein translation is MKRHVFSTVAFSGALLAAATFASPAVAEEVNYVTIGTGGQTGVYYVVGQSVCRLVNKNSEEQNIRCNAPSTGGSVANINGIKSGELDMGVVQSDVQYQAYNGTGNFEDDAYDDLRAVFRIHGEPLTLLARADADIETLDDLEGKRVNIGNPGSGQRNTMEVVMDAKGWDKDTFSLASQLDAAEMASALADNNIDAMTYVVGHPNGAIQEATTTVDANLIPLNDEDIQGIVAEYPYYSKSVIPGGLYKNNPDDVETFGVAATFVTTADTDDEVVYQTVKAVFDNFDRFKRLHPAFENLDPEDMVTSGLSAPLHDGAARYYREQGWIE